Proteins encoded by one window of Aphis gossypii isolate Hap1 chromosome X, ASM2018417v2, whole genome shotgun sequence:
- the LOC126552869 gene encoding uncharacterized protein LOC126552869: MSNNSTPSFGGYEYRRILEEIPVEDDAQIMIEHDENGYEAITASEDSGYSTHRESQIGIWYRAFSPIHSPATPLLPRPSQDPFRSLSPIPSEPSSPDMFAETTPRPIVLRVRNDLFPDGSDDGYDIQLIELMNAYENNWGEDGNDEEMNRHMDAYEGSKKQL; the protein is encoded by the exons ATGTCTAATAATTCAACACCAAGTTTTGGCGGCTATGAATATAGAAGGATTCTAGAGGAGATACCAGTCGAAGATGATGCTCAAATAATGATCGAACACGACGAAAACGGATATGAGGCCata actgCATCCGAAGATAGTGGGTACTCCACTCACCGAGAGTCGCAGATAGGTATTTGGTATCGTGCGTTTTCACCAATTCATTCACCTGCAACACCATTACTACCACGGCCATCTCAGGACCCTTTTCGATCTTTGTCGCCGATTCCGTCCGAACCATCCTCACCCGACATGTTCGCGGAGACAACGCCTAGACCGATTGTGCTTAGAGTGAGAAACGATTTGTTCCCGGATGGATCCGATGACGGGTATGACATACAGTTGATTGAACTCATGAATGCGTACGAGAATAATTGGGGCGAAGACGGTAATGATGAAGAGATGAATCGTCATATGGATGCATATGAAGgttcaaaaaaacaattgtaa
- the LOC126552543 gene encoding LOW QUALITY PROTEIN: uncharacterized protein LOC126552543 (The sequence of the model RefSeq protein was modified relative to this genomic sequence to represent the inferred CDS: deleted 1 base in 1 codon), whose protein sequence is MSLQINIEFRVLAMLLREYHYDRSIPEDTSICPSVFTAKHNLTVHQKKHTGVRIPCTVCPSTFSFKTSLNKHLKNAYGIINVPAHLRPLPAAPIIDQQTRPSVIQFAPPTTQQIQIAAQIFVPDVPAGGSRVLSEDVPTGGSRVLSEDDICMFAMDAYEMQDADTESYTSAVNGKRVSVTNTTSAARAKKARMDLVKSPGFNEISSSANRKIVWYYAKNITNTKIYSDFLRPLIPELINLLKTHVQKHAIKFNLKLEATYNRPNVPNSSENRAFKTSAVEIYPDSDIRTIVEIAYMKLMKEKDEYMGRGSGFTLESIDGLLLAVYKYTPMGGASYIELPAYIDRKRATVNPQNLDQQCFKWAILARHVTGTAVCRVGENYMQHEDKYNFDCITFPTPLSDIPKFEKNNINVSINVYGLDKKFQIPKLPRYEVYPLRVVDEEKPNHFDLLLITDGDNSHYTYISNFSRLIRKQKTGHDGRVVFCKRCFTSFDNRNLKYKLSGHEALNQHKLICGAHKPILPEMPKECDSIEFKAWKKTQRHPFVIYADFEALLVKTEEKKGESTTIIQRHEAMSYGFLVKASDNVPEELLEEYEIPAGPVIYRGSEDRTDVARHFVEMIVEVAQKIEKLMKTIFL, encoded by the exons ATGTCTCTGCAaattaacattgaattcaGAGTATTAGCCATGTTGTTGCGTGAATATCATTATGATCGTTCGATTCCAGAAGATACAAGCATA TGCCCCTCGGTTTTCACcgcaaaacataatttaactgTGCACCAAAAGAAGCATACCGGTGTGCGTATTCCATGCACCGTATGTCCATCAACATTTTCTTTCAAGACCAGCCTCAACAAACATTTGAAGAACGCTTATG gtATCATTAACGTTCCGGCTCACTTGAGACCATTGCCTGCTGCTCCGATCATCGATCAGCAAACACGACCAAGCGTGATACAGTTCGCGCCTCCTACCACCCAGCAGATTCAAATAGCGGCTCAAATTTTTGTACCGGATGTCCCGGCTGGCGGATCGCGCGTGTTATCCGAAGATGTCCCGACTGGCGGATCTCGCGTGTTATCCGAAGATGACATATGTATGTTCGCAATGGATGCATATGAAATGCAAGACGCCGATACag aATCTTACACTTCTGCTGTAAATGGTAAACGCGTTTCTGTTACCAACACCACCTCAGCTGCTAGGGCAAAAAAGGCGCGTATGGATCTCGTTAAATCACCCGGGTTTAATGAAATTTCGTCGTCCGCAAATAGGAAGATCGTGTGGTACTACGCTAAAAATATCaccaatacaaaaatttattcaGACTTTCTCCGTCCACTTATACCTGagctaataaatttattgaaaacacaCGTACAAAAACAtgcgattaaatttaatttgaaacttgAGGCGACCTATAACCGTCCGAACGTACCAAACTCATCGGAGAACAGGGCATTCAAGACTTCAGCGGTAGAAATTTACCCGGACAGTGACATTAGAACAATTGTAGAGATAGCGTATATGAAGTTGATGAAGGAGAAGGATGAATATATGGGAAGAGGTAGTGGTTTTACTTTAGAATCCATAGACGGGTTATTGTTAgcggtatacaaatatacaccGATGGGTGGTGCGTCTTATATTGAGTTACCGGCGTATATCGACAGGAAGCGGGCGACTGTAAACCCACAGAACCTAGATCAGCAGTGTTTCAAGTGGGCGATTCTCGCGAGGCATGTGACGGGGACGGCGGTATGCCGTGTCGGAGAAAATTACATGCAACatgaagataaatataattttgattgcaTCACCTTCCCTACACCTCTCTCAGATATAccgaaatttgaaaaaaataatattaacgtgtCCATAAACGTGTACGGCCTCgataaaaaattccaaatacCGAAATTGCCGAGGTATGAGGTCTACCCGCTACGTGTTGTTGACGAAGAAAAACCGAACCATTTTGACCTATTGCTGATAACGGACGGTGACAACTcgcattatacatacatttcaaatttttcccGACTCATACGTAAACAAAAAACCGGACATGATGGGCGTGTCGTGTTTTGTAAAAGGTGTTTTACCAGTTTCGACAaccgaaatttaaaatacaagctGAGCGGGCATGAGGCTCTAAACCAGCACAAATTGATTTGCGGGGCGCACAAGCCGATTCTACCGGAGATGCCGAAGGAG TGTGATAGCATTGAGTTTAAGGCGTGGAAAAAGACACAGCGACACCCTTTTGTTATTTATGCGGATTTCGAAGCATTGTTGGTGAAGACGGAGGAAAAGAAAGGCGAGAGTACTACAATTATACAGAGACACGAAGCGATGAGTTACGGGTTTTTAGTGAAGGCGAGCGACAACGTACCGGAGGAGTTATTGGAAGAGTACGAGATACCGGCGGGGCCGGTAATCTACAGAGGCAGCGAAGACAGAACGGACGTGGCGAGACATTTTGTGGAGATGATAGTTGAGGTGGCccagaaaattgaaaaactgaTGAAGACAATTTTCCTATAA
- the LOC126552870 gene encoding zinc finger MYM-type protein 1-like — MHNRHVNYTSWKIQVEIIQLCADEVNEIIVNEDSSVGFFALMCDEARCHKEEKLSICIRYTVELNIHERFLGFVDVSSGQKADQIVTTIFEFFKKQKNSLQHVNIVAQSYDGASVMSGHLNGVQTKIKEHLPTAVYIHCMAHRLNLVVVDVCTSIKV; from the exons ATGCACAACCGGCATGTTAATTATACTAGTTGGAAAATCCAGgttgaaattattcaattatgcGCCGATGaagttaatgaaattattgtaaatgagGATTCTTCTGTTGGATTTTTTGCTCTGATGTGTGATGAAGCaag ATGCCATAAAGAAGAGAAATTATCTATATGTATTAGATACACAGTTGAGTTAAATATTCATGAACGGTTTTTAGGGTTTGTTGATGTGTCTAGTGGTCAAAAGGCAGACCAGATTGTAACAaccatatttgaattttttaaaaaacaaaaaaatagtctacaacatgtaaatattgtagCACAGTCATATGACGGTGCCAGTGTAATGTCTGGTCACTTAAATGGTgtacaaactaaaataaaagagCACCTACCAACTGCCGTTTACATACATTGTATGGCACACCGTTTAAATTTAGTTGTTGTGGATGTATGTACATCAATTAAGGTATaa